A window of Sulfuricaulis sp. genomic DNA:
GGACGCGACTGGTGCTGCAGTACAACAGGCTTGTCTGTGGTCACGAAGACATCTCGCTCCGTCATGACTATTGACCAGCGCTTTCGCATCAGCAACTCTGCGGTGCGGATGGCTTCAGATTCGATGACATGGATGAAGAAGCGATCATGATCATTCTTGGCCCAGTTTCGGTACTTGTGCCATTCGGTGGCATTTAGTTGATGAACTACGCCTGAAACCTCGATGGTCTCAACGTCGGGTGTTCCGTCCGGCTTTGTGGGTGCGTCCTCGAATAGCTGGATGATTTGACGATGGGCCACCTCTACTGCCCTGCGAGTCTCGGGGTTTCGCAAGTGCAATACTGCGACAAAAAGCGACAGCCCCTTGCGGATAGTTGAATCACCGAGATCAATGAATCCCTCCGCAATGGCAGGCCAGATCGCCCCCATTGTCATTTCGAGACTCTGGATCTTCTCGTCAAGGTGCCACAATCGCTCTCCAGAGTCATCAAGCGGCGTGTACAGGTATCTCTTTCCGCAAACGTTACGAACGTTTGTCAGCGTCTCGTCGCCGTCGGCGTCGTCCTTTGAGAATATCCACACTTGGGCCTGCTCACTGTCGCAAGATTCCGACGTCGCGAAATAGCGCAGATAGAACTGCGGTACCCAGTGTTGATGCTTAGGACGGTTCACACGTGGACTAGGACGCATAACGCGAAGCACACCCGATGCGCGCCGTCGTTGCGCGCGTCCGGTGGAGCGTCTTGTTTGGCAAACAGATTTCGCCATGCTTGAGCGTTCATTCTTCTGATATCTTAATGCTGATAGTTACGGAAGGCATTTGCGATGGTGGTTCAATATAATAACGATGGTTAGGATTGTTCAAAACTTCGTTAACCAAATTTGGATCAATCCCTAAACTGAGCAGGTATCCCTTTCGATCTTCCTTCCAGCGCTTCCAGTCAAACTCAAATTCAAAGAGTTCAGTTTGTTTCTTTAGGATTGGTTCAAGCCTACTAAGCTCTTCTGGTGTGTAGAAATCCTCAGGATGCAAATCAAGCTTTTTGTTATTGCATTTTTTACAAAGAGCTACCAAGTAACCAGGCACTAAATGCCCGCCCAACACCATCGGTATATGGTGGTCTATGTCTAAAAAATCGTTCGAACCACATTTGAAACATTGATACTCAAATAAGGCAAACAATTTGTTCTTATATAGATTGGCAACTACTGGATAGCCAAAACGTTTGAA
This region includes:
- a CDS encoding HNH endonuclease; the encoded protein is MDLIIKYEDSEGNVTERRISEIVPEGPSTISAFCHLRQERRTFVVRRILSAVYPDTDKKVEDLNKCFSLPLADNKTEISSRIEQPVISIPGHSNEAYKGQRNKEKRDLFKRFGYPVVANLYKNKLFALFEYQCFKCGSNDFLDIDHHIPMVLGGHLVPGYLVALCKKCNNKKLDLHPEDFYTPEELSRLEPILKKQTELFEFEFDWKRWKEDRKGYLLSLGIDPNLVNEVLNNPNHRYYIEPPSQMPSVTISIKISEE
- a CDS encoding DUF4238 domain-containing protein, which produces MAKSVCQTRRSTGRAQRRRASGVLRVMRPSPRVNRPKHQHWVPQFYLRYFATSESCDSEQAQVWIFSKDDADGDETLTNVRNVCGKRYLYTPLDDSGERLWHLDEKIQSLEMTMGAIWPAIAEGFIDLGDSTIRKGLSLFVAVLHLRNPETRRAVEVAHRQIIQLFEDAPTKPDGTPDVETIEVSGVVHQLNATEWHKYRNWAKNDHDRFFIHVIESEAIRTAELLMRKRWSIVMTERDVFVTTDKPVVLQHQSRPTFGLGTPGVIVSFPLGPKRLLVMDDMHQEPANQYYPLHESAMGAFNLGVWRNGSRFMITGRPVHSVLSEMVCWAEAYESRDA